In the Dioscorea cayenensis subsp. rotundata cultivar TDr96_F1 chromosome 12, TDr96_F1_v2_PseudoChromosome.rev07_lg8_w22 25.fasta, whole genome shotgun sequence genome, one interval contains:
- the LOC120274027 gene encoding trans-resveratrol di-O-methyltransferase-like isoform X1, whose product MAEMEFTTAELVEAHAQVWNLSFGYLKSMCLKCSLELGIADVLKKHGKPMELSELTSALSVPPSKFEPFDRFMTTLVHLELFAKKQDDSGAKKYMLTPASHLLLKDEAMSITPLITLLLDPTMCDSSNVLGPWFKSPYKGNPFEFYFGKGIWDVAGEKPQFNKMFNEGMASDSKFVCNVVMTSCRDVFKGLKSVVDVGGGTGIMARSIAHAFPGIKCTVFDLPHVIDTMEDQQPGVAYVGGDMFASVPHANAVLLKWILHDWNNEECVKILQRCKEAIPPRADGGKIIIIDMVIGAVTNKHVCAEETQLLCDLLVMSLYSGKERNEREWHNIFLSAGFTDYKITHFLGIRSIIELYP is encoded by the exons ATGGCTGAGATGGAGTTCACCACTGCTGAACTGGTGGAGGCCCATGCACAAGTTTGGAACCTCTCGTTCGGCTACTTGAAATCCATGTGTCTCAAGTGTTCACTGGAGCTCGGCATCGCTGATGTTCTCAAGAAACATGGCAAGCCAATGGAGCTCTCCGAGCTGACCTCGGCTCTCTCAGTCCCTCCATCAAAGTTTGAACCTTTTGATCGCTTCATGACTACTCTAGTTCACCTAGAGTTATTTGCCAAAAAACAAGATGATTCAGGTGCCAAAAAGTATATGCTTACACCGGCATCCCATCTCTTATTAAAAGATGAAGCCATGAGCATCACCCCTTTAATTACCTTGCTCCTAGATCCTACCATGTGTGACTCTTCAAATGTCTTGGGGCCATGGTTCAAGAGCCCTTATAAGGGGAATCCGTTTGAGTTTTATTTCGGAAAAGGGATTTGGGATGTAGCCGGTGAGAAGCCGCAGTTTAACAAGATGTTCAATGAAGGGATGGCTAGTGATTCAAAATTTGTTTGTAATGTTGTTATGACGAGCTGCAGAGATGTGTTCAAGGGTTTGAAGTCAGTGGTCGATGTTGGTGGTGGCACTGGAATTATGGCAAGAAGTATAGCTCATGCTTTCCCGGGGATTAAGTGCACTGTGTTTGATCTCCCTCATGTGATTGATACCATGGAAGATCAACAACCTGGTGTCGCGTATGTTGGAGGTGACATGTTTGCATCTGTCCCTCATGCAAATGCTGTTTTATTGAAG tggattttacATGACTGGAACAATGAAGAGTGTGTCAAAATATTGCAACGTTGCAAGGAAGCCATTCCACCTAGAGCAGATGGTgggaaaattattataattgataTGGTGATCGGAGCCGTAACGAATAAACATGTTTGTGCAGAAGAAACTCAACTACTTTGTGATTTATTAGTGATGAGTCTCTACAGTggcaaagaaagaaatgaacGTGAATGGCATAATATATTTCTATCTGCAGGCTTCACAGATTATAAAATTACTCACTTTTTAGGTATCCGATCAATTATTGAGTTATATCCTTAA
- the LOC120274027 gene encoding trans-resveratrol di-O-methyltransferase-like isoform X2 yields the protein MAEMEFTTAELVEAHAQVWNLSFGYLKSMCLKCSLELGIADVLKKHGKPMELSELTSALSVPPSKFEPFDRFMTTLVHLELFAKKQDDSGAKKYMLTPASHLLLKDEAMSITPLITLLLDPTMCDSSNVLGPWFKSPYKGNPFEFYFGKGIWDVAGEKPQFNKMFNEGMASDSKFVCNVVMTSCRDVFKGLKSVVDVGGGTGIMARSIAHAFPGIKCTVFDLPHVIDTMEDQQPGVAYVGGDMFASVPHANAVLLKEAIPPRADGGKIIIIDMVIGAVTNKHVCAEETQLLCDLLVMSLYSGKERNEREWHNIFLSAGFTDYKITHFLGIRSIIELYP from the exons ATGGCTGAGATGGAGTTCACCACTGCTGAACTGGTGGAGGCCCATGCACAAGTTTGGAACCTCTCGTTCGGCTACTTGAAATCCATGTGTCTCAAGTGTTCACTGGAGCTCGGCATCGCTGATGTTCTCAAGAAACATGGCAAGCCAATGGAGCTCTCCGAGCTGACCTCGGCTCTCTCAGTCCCTCCATCAAAGTTTGAACCTTTTGATCGCTTCATGACTACTCTAGTTCACCTAGAGTTATTTGCCAAAAAACAAGATGATTCAGGTGCCAAAAAGTATATGCTTACACCGGCATCCCATCTCTTATTAAAAGATGAAGCCATGAGCATCACCCCTTTAATTACCTTGCTCCTAGATCCTACCATGTGTGACTCTTCAAATGTCTTGGGGCCATGGTTCAAGAGCCCTTATAAGGGGAATCCGTTTGAGTTTTATTTCGGAAAAGGGATTTGGGATGTAGCCGGTGAGAAGCCGCAGTTTAACAAGATGTTCAATGAAGGGATGGCTAGTGATTCAAAATTTGTTTGTAATGTTGTTATGACGAGCTGCAGAGATGTGTTCAAGGGTTTGAAGTCAGTGGTCGATGTTGGTGGTGGCACTGGAATTATGGCAAGAAGTATAGCTCATGCTTTCCCGGGGATTAAGTGCACTGTGTTTGATCTCCCTCATGTGATTGATACCATGGAAGATCAACAACCTGGTGTCGCGTATGTTGGAGGTGACATGTTTGCATCTGTCCCTCATGCAAATGCTGTTTTATTGAAG GAAGCCATTCCACCTAGAGCAGATGGTgggaaaattattataattgataTGGTGATCGGAGCCGTAACGAATAAACATGTTTGTGCAGAAGAAACTCAACTACTTTGTGATTTATTAGTGATGAGTCTCTACAGTggcaaagaaagaaatgaacGTGAATGGCATAATATATTTCTATCTGCAGGCTTCACAGATTATAAAATTACTCACTTTTTAGGTATCCGATCAATTATTGAGTTATATCCTTAA